AACTGATAAGGAGTCCTCACTAAAAAGCATTTTGCAGAGGTTAATTGGACGTTTCTGCGAGCATCGTCTTAAATGGAGACAATTGGTCTCTGTGACTGCAGGTATGCAATCTTTTTCCCTCTGCATTGTCTGCTTTGTTCTGATCGATTTTGGTCAAACTTTGGTGGATTGACTGGAGTCTGGAGCATAGTTTGTCAATTGCCTTTTTTTAGTGAGTGCATTCTGCTATGTATGCAATATAAGagaaatcacacacacacacacacacacacacacacacacacacacacacacacataagagTACTGCTAGGTGATTGATTCCCCAATAGATGTAGCTATGTGATTGTAACAAATATGGGTccattttaaacaaatttaactATAGTTAATTTCGATGCATTTTGGTTAAACAAAttctaaaaatgcatttctAGAAACAAGTCCATGAGTCTAGTATTTAGTGTCTATATTATGTTCACTGCTGATATTGACACCACATGTTGCAGAAATCGATGTTTTAATCAGTCTAGCAATTGCAAGTGATTATTTTGAAGGACCCTCTTGTCAGCCAGTTGTCATGAGTTCATCATGTACTAATGAAGTACCTCGTTTTTCTGCAAAAAGTTTGGGCCATCCTGTTCTTAGAAGTGATTCTttaggaaagggtacatttgtATCCAACGACATTTCCATTGGAGGTTCTGGCCATGCAAGCTTTATCCTTCTCACTGGTCCTAACATGGGTGGAAAGTCCACTCTTATTCGCCAGGTTTGCTTGGCTGTGATTTTAGCACAGGTAAGGTAGTCTTTTCTTATTGTCTGAATTTCTTACTTTGTTATTCATTGTCTTGTAATGTGTGATCATTTTCGCTTTTGTTTCTTCGGCAGTTAGGAGCAGATGTTCCTGCAGAGAGCTTTGAGCTATCTCCTGTTGACCGAATCTTTGTTCGTATGGGTGCTAAAGATAATATCATGGTAGGCCAAAGTACATTTCTGACGGAGCTTTCAGAAACTGCAACAATGCTGGTGAGATTACTATTTAGAGCAACctggttcaatttagtttagtGTTATAAATGTATGTTCTGATTTCTCgtttttcataaaaatatattatttaggtAGTGTGGGTTGAAATTTTTTCATCTGATTCTAATCTTGGTTATGAATGCATTTCTCTAGAAAATTCTTAAATCATGTGTGCATTTTCTCTTGAAAATTCATAAATCATGTATTCTCAACTTGTTTCGATATTTTGTGCCATGTCTCATAAGTGTAATGAGTATATCAGTTCACTGGAAATTgaagttatttcaaattatatagATGGCGTTATGATTTATTCATTGTTCTAAACATATATTTCAATATTGTTTGTAGTCTTCAGCTACTCGCAATTCATTGGTGGCACTGGATGAACTTGGACGTGGAACATCAACTTCAGATGGACAAGCCATTGCGTAAGAGCCAATCATTCTAGATATTCGTGAATGATTTTgccttttaattaaaatttagtgTTTTTAATTAGTTTCCTCATCGACCTTCAAACGTCCTCTTTAACTGGCAGGGAATCAGTTCTTGAACATTTTATCTACAAGGTCCAGTGCCGAGGAATGTTTTCTACCCATTATCACCGACTAGCTGtagattatcaaaataattcTAAGGTATTTTCTCATTCTTCTGTGGttgatttatattttcttttgacAAGATTAGTGAGAAGATCACTTGTATGCGGATGCTATAAATTGTTCTGTGACTAATTTATTTCCTTGCTTCTTTGATAGGTTTCACTATGTCATATGGCATGCCAAGTTGGAAACGGAGATGGAGGTGTGGAAGAAGTTACATTTCTTTACAGGTTGAATCCTGGTGCATGCCCTAAAAGCTATGGTGTCAACATTGCACGGTTAGCTGGTAAGTATCTTTGTCTTGTATTGCTTCCTCACTAGCATCTTTAACACAAGAACAGTAATTGAAATGCAATCATTTGGTTGTGAGGCATGATCTAGATCTGAGCCATCTTGCTGTCATCTATGGTTTTCTTCATGTATATAATGTATATCTAAAGCACCTTGCCCtcttcttttcaaaaaaaaaaaaaaagcaccttgCCCTCAGTTAATATGTGCATGACTGGGAACTTTTTTATGAGAACTAGACAAGCGTGCAAGCAATAAACTCTATTATGAATCTGTGCATTGCTCATTTTAGTCATTAGCAAATTGTAGTTCTTACTACATATATTATTCACTACAGGACTTCCTATTTCCGTCCTTAAAAAAGCTACCGCCAAGTCCAGGGAATTCGAGGCTACATATGGTAAACACAGGAAGGCATCTGGAGATAACATTTGCTTTCAAGAGTTGATTAGTATTGTGGCAAAATTGACGAGTCATGAGTTTACCAAAAGCATTGACATGGACTCCCTGACAGAAGTTTGGCATAGAGCAAGACTACTACAGCAAGAAAGTTGATAATGATGGCTTCTTTTGCACTCTACAAGCTTTGAGTATGCACTCGGAATGAAGATTTTGGGAATGGCCGGCTACTCACAAGGCGTTTGCTAATTGTCTTACCAGTGGTTCTGGGGAACGTGTAACTAAAGTGAGGAAGTACATATTTTTGAGCCTCAAGCCGTTTCGTTCTAGTTGGGAGGATTGATCAACTCTTTAGTTTAAGCTATATCATCGTCACCAGAATTGGGCAAATTCCTGTTTCCGCCAGGGGAGCGGTTCTTCCATTGTAAAAGATAGTTGCAATGTCGACATTTTGGTTCCGATATTGGACCCGATAAGCTTCCAAGGTTGTTGGTTCGGTTGTTTCCTTGTTAGTTTACAATATATTTATCTTTATCATCAAAGTGGTTGTTCACCCAACTGACCTGTATCCGGGTTGCTGAGTTTCTAAACTTCAACCTGCTTAAATACTTTTTTCTAATTCTGGGTTAGGTTTGGTTGGTGGATTCCTAACTTTATAGGATTTGATTTCGAAACCTTAACCTGAAATCTTTAaatgaaggaaagaaaacaaaaagaaaaaagaatcgaTAGTATTTCATTTCGTATATACATCAGAGACAGGTGAGCATTGATACGATGCTCTCTACTGTCTCTGTTTGTTACAAATGAATGgaaggaaaaacaaaacaattagaGATTGTGTCATACTATATGATGTTGTTGAGCTTCTTCATTGTCAGCCAGGTCTTCGCTATCGGTCTCATCTTCAGGGCCTTGTTGTTCATAACGATGATATTGATGATACTGGCGGTGGATGCTGTTTTGGATGGCTGTGATTGTTCGAAATAATATGTACATTGGCAGGATAATCCCACTAGACTTTATAATAAGCACCTGAAATGCAGCCAAATCAAGATTAGCACCCGACATCATATATTAACAAGTACATTTTTAGAGGGAAAATTTGGAAACCAAATGAAGAGTAGTAGGTGCTGTGCAGGTACTGCTACTTACAGTTAGAAGCGTGAAGGGGTAATCTTCGTCGGAACCGGTAAGCACCACAAAGAGGTGCCTCACCAGCAACACCACCGTAAACTGCAATGCAATTCAGACTCATCGTTAATTAACATAGTTAAAAGCATGTTTCCTTTGGAGACAATTAACTTTCTAAAACCGTCTGAATCGGGCAAACACCATTTGAAGTCAATTCCTTGCgacttttattttatatatacgTGTTTGCCACATGGAGACCAATTTGGTCAACCAAGCAAGCAATAATGCTCTACTCATTCAATTCTTGAATACATATTTTCCAACGCCAATGGTCGTGGGTTGCATAATACGCATTTATTATTGTTTCACTAAATATTAGTTGACCAAATTATAGATTGTTTGGCCTATCTAAGTTGGATAGAGCAGACGTACTTCTCTATGCACCCAAATTAAAATCTACATCTCTACAATTTAGATTAATTTAAAATGAACCATCGCCAATATAAAAGAATATGCTGCTTTCAGACTGTTATATTGGCTTAGATAATGGTGCATAAAGATCTGGATAGAACAAACTTACAAGGAGAGCGAGAGATCGACAACAAGATGCACTTCTGTCAGCCGCATACGAGCATTGAGAAGAGGAGTAGCCAATTTCTATTGCTAATCTTGGGCTTCCTgcgccctcctcctcctcctcctcctcctcctcctcctcctcctccagctCTCTTCTCGGAACCTGCACGCTGTCTCTGTAACCACAAAAACAATTACATATTAAACATAAATCAAATCGAATCAAGGATCTGTGCAATTTAGAAACATTCCAATTAGTGGTCCTAATCACATTCCCATGTTATTAATACAAGCATTAGAATTTATACCAAGTTGCAAAACAGTCTGTCTGCCTCATTATTCAATTATACAATTCATCAATATTGCATTAAACGTGCATTTGATTAATTATatagaaaaaatgaaaattgaaactaTATATATCTAATTCTGGATACTTAAAGATACGAGACGTACCTAATTGTTACTGCTGAGTCGTCTATCTGCGTCTTCTTTGGCGGTGGTGCTGTGTATCCTGGTTCATAACTCTGCACATATACATATTTTATGGTCGGTCAAATTTCATCAACCCAATTTTTCTCTTCCAATTTAAACTGTGCTATACTATTTGCACCTCCTAAAAAGTCATATCGCACTTCTTTGCTATAAAAACATAAGCGGAAATTGCACATATCAATATCAATAACAACTCCTAACACAACACTCAGAACTCCGTCATTAATTGTGAAATGTTGTTTAGTTTTGCATCGGAACGAAGGAAGCAAATAGTATAACTTCGACCGTAAACCAAAGTTACGGGAAAAGACAAATTTCAGACGCCAAGAATCCTGACAAAACAGAAAACGATGTTTTCATACATCGTTTCATCGACTTGGAAACAACAACGACATCGGACCCAATCCCATTTTTGAAGATTGAAATACGTAAACACGAAGCAAAACAGCAAAAAACAATTCATCGAATtagaatatatattaaaaacaaattaaaatatggaacaCCATACAAAAATAAGAGATAATGAAATTCGAAAAGAagccaaaaatgaaaaatctgATCAGCTGGTTATTACCTGAAGACATATTTCGCAGGTTGTATTGCCTTTCTCGTTGCACCACCTCTGTATGCAATCTCTGTGAGCAAACTGAGAACAAAAAACAGATTTATAAATCGTTTTCGGGATTATTCAGAAAAccaaaacaagaagaagaacaaaactCGGTTTTGAGGTGTACCTTAACAGTTCCAGAGCATGCACAGGGAGCTTCCATGGTCTTATCGGAGCTTCCGGTTTCTTCTTCATGGCAAATCCTGCAGAGCGAAACTGCCGAGCATGTTTTCAAATCCTCCTCCACGTACAGTATCACGTCTCCCATAGTTTTCAAAAACTCACTCAATTCTCCTCTTTCTGTTTCGGTGTTTCGATGTTTTCAGAAAACTTCTCTTTAATTCAAAAAACTCTGcctctgtgtgcgtgtgtg
This window of the Malus domestica chromosome 03, GDT2T_hap1 genome carries:
- the LOC103432632 gene encoding uncharacterized protein; its protein translation is MGDVILYVEEDLKTCSAVSLCRICHEEETGSSDKTMEAPCACSGTVKFAHRDCIQRWCNEKGNTTCEICLQSYEPGYTAPPPKKTQIDDSAVTIRDSVQVPRRELEEEEEEEEEEEEEGAGSPRLAIEIGYSSSQCSYAADRSASCCRSLALLFTVVLLVRHLFVVLTGSDEDYPFTLLTVLIIKSSGIILPMYILFRTITAIQNSIHRQYHQYHRYEQQGPEDETDSEDLADNEEAQQHHIV